One Helianthus annuus cultivar XRQ/B chromosome 12, HanXRQr2.0-SUNRISE, whole genome shotgun sequence genomic region harbors:
- the LOC110892327 gene encoding trithorax group protein osa-like: protein MPPRFFRRRGRGKGPITAPNNNEAGPSNARAPSTTESDDPQQNRRNLFEPARRSVSHSSTPPNPYGPQPDYEPHNPQPSYIPLQRSLSHNSFGDPTPVFRGRFNPANFLQEPGNFNPLGPEDHFSGDHADDMDEDTDPVEPASGTPNHPIEISDGSSFHGSPYVGPDSFQAMFTRHEWYYTPPRHSPPQQQQQQQQDSPEDPRFVAVTPPPPPPPVQPAPPQPPRRRRTGARISVRTGDFHFSSPRQSSASHYPPHQEDPQMGGPSRPVAPQPPPMGFDNPIPAYTGSMAYNPFEQPVHTNYNYAEADPYVVAANYNTQGPYGEPWGVGYPTHGYQIPARPIIRTQSQPPRFSPPEREEILQRLDYVEREFHRERRERQTFFQGLTSLIKGKSKKDH from the coding sequence ATGCCGCCAAGATTCTTCAGGAgaagaggaagaggcaaggggCCAATCACCGCCCCCAACAATAATGAAGCTGGACCCTCGAATGCGCGAGCTCCATCTACCACGGAGAGTGACGATCCCCAGCAGAAccggaggaacctctttgagccggCCAGACGGTCAGTCTCACACAGTTCAACACCTCCTAACCCTTATGGGCCACAACCAGATTATGAGCCCCACAACCCTCAACCTTCATACATACCATTACAGCGATCCTTATCGCACAACTCCTTCGGTGACCCTACACCAGTTTTTAGGGGCCGGTTTAACCCGGCAAACTTCCTACAAGAACCAGGAAATTTTAACCCATTAGGTCCAGAAGATCATTTCTCTGGAGATCATGCGGacgacatggacgaggatacggaccctgTCGAGCCTGCCAGTggtacaccaaaccacccgatagagatctcTGACGGATCTTCCTTTCACGGATCGCCCTATGTTGGTCCTGATAGCTTTCAAGCCATGTTTACCAGGCACGAATGGTACTATACGCCTCCTCGCCATTCGccgcctcagcagcagcaacagcagcaacaagaTTCCCCTGAGGATCCAAGgttcgtggcagtcacgccaccacctcctccgccaccagttcaaccggCACCCCCGCAaccaccaaggcgtaggagaaccgGAGCGCGCATATCTGTGCGAACAGGAGACTTTCATTTTAGTTCTCCACGCCAATCAAGTGCCAGCCACTACCCACCACATCAAGAAGATCCACAAATGGGTGGGCCTTCACGCCCAGTTGCACCACAACCACCGCctatgggttttgataacccaattccgGCATACACGGGTTCCAtggcgtacaacccgtttgagcagccagtACACACCAACTACAATTACGCCGAAGCCGATCCGTATGTGGTAGCAGCTAACTATAACACCCAAGGACCCTATGGAGAGCCATGGGGAGTAGGGTACCCAACCCATGGGTACCAGATACCTGCAAGACCTATTATACGGACACAATCGCAACCACCAAGGTTCTCTCCGCCTGAGCGTGAAGAAATTCTGCAAAGGTTGGACTATGTAGAGCGAGAATTTCACAGGGAGCGAAGGGAGCGGCAAACGTTCTTCCAAGGATTGACAAGCTTAATCAAAGGAAAGAGCAAGAAGGACCACTGA
- the LOC110893923 gene encoding protein NLP4: protein MGDDDTNRWPKIIPERIVSWSPGRGREISDVVDKKILHAFKGVKSFPLKRIIIQFWRPETIGGKRLLACYGCPYALSLANHRLWKYRSRCIKYYYSIDDLGVPDDPMTISGAPPATAFLNHFPEVVLDLRVHRGTPLVDLALECELTCFMMIPVFSETGCVGIVEVSMRIPADLLVIFNDIKRELKRAGLSITPPRASWQPHKSIGITRGGFTLAKSEIAEALQVAVQSHAVPLGQVWMAYENLYDRTSRMLLGKLNHFCVNLPGDPLSSVEFFYRDLVLLSMKKMITVEGLIGRTLATRQPHLCKNIHKLRDNRGVLAVLSANVKCASFVICLRSSHTGEVNYLFEFFWPQTLDHLALMEALLLTLREHLPSFKYASGARLGDELLVVDVDNSSSGSASTPLKIFPRNKSSVAGRKRTRASLGMETRSIEGQSELTNINDPEGDDDLIILAVYKIDYRLFYLPSSPTYKVFLEKVYQEFDLNPVGTYTIEYQVLPGDWYSLTNGSCLKSCVSSYRTSKNIDYIKLHVRAVEK, encoded by the exons ATGGGGGATGACGATACGAATCGCTGGCCCAAAATTATTCCTGAGAGAATTGTGTCCTGGTCCCCTGGCCGTGGACGTGAAATTTCCG ATGTGGTCGACAAGAAGATCCTGCATGCGTTTAAGGGAGTTAAATCGTTTCCTTTAAAGCGGATAATCATTCAGTTTTGGCGACCGGAAACAATCGGCGGCAAGAGACTACTTGCATGTTACGGTTGCCCGTATGCCCTTTCGCTTGCTAACCATCGTCTCTGGAAATATAGGTCACGTTGTATCAAGTATTACTATAGCATTGATGATCTGGGTGTTCCAGACGACCCTATGACCATAAGCGGTGCTCCTCCAGCCACTGCATTCCTGAACCATTTTCCAGAGGTAGTTTTGGATCTTAGGGTTCATCGGGGGACTCCGTTGGTGGATCTTGCGTTGGAATGTGAATTGACTTGTTTTATGATGATTCCTGTGTTTTCTGAGACTGGCTGTGTTGGCATCGTTGAAGTATCTATGAGAATTCCGGCTGATCTTCTTGTAATATTCAACGATATAAAACGCGAACTAAAG AGAGCCGGTTTGAGTATCACTCCTCCACGCGCATCTTGGCAGCCACACAAG AGTATCGGTATAACCAGAGGTGGTTTCACACTCGCCAAAAGCGAAATCGCAGAGGCATTACAAGTGGCTGTACAGTCGCATGCCGTACCTCTAGGTCAAGTTTGGATGGCATATGAGAATCTTTATGACCGGACGAGCCGGATGTTATTGGGCAAATTGAATCATTTCTGTGTTAATTTACCTGGCGATCCTCTGTCTTCCGTTGAGTTTTTTTATCGTGATCTTGTACTCCTTTCTATGAAAAAGATGATAACGGTGGAGGGGCTCATTGGGAGGACACTTGCAACTCGTCAACCACACCTGTGCAAAAATATCCATAAGTTGAGGGATAATAGAGGGGTGTTGGCGGTACTCTCTGCCAATGTCAAGTGTGCTTCTTTTGTGATATGCTTGAGGAGCTCTCACACAGGAGAAGTTAACTACTTGTTTGAGTTCTTTTGGCCCCAAACTCTTGACCACTTGGCCTTGATGGAGGCTCTGTTGTTGACGCTAAGGGAGCATTTGCCAAGTTTCAAGTATGCTTCTGGGGCACGACTTGGTGATGAATTACTTGTTGTAGATGTTGACAATTCTTCTTCAGGAAGTGCGAGCACACCTCTCAAGATCTTCCCACGAAACAAATCATCAGTGGCGGGTAGGAAGAGAACAAGGGCATCGTTGGGTATGGAGACAAGGTCCATTGAAGGCCAAAGTGAGTTGACCAACATCAACGATCCAGAAGGTGATGATGATCTGATCATATTAGCAGTTTATAAAATTGATTACAGGTTATTCTACCTCCCAAGCTCACCTACATATAAAGTTTTTTTGGAGAAAGTATACCAGGAGTTTGACTTGAATCCAGTTGGGACCTACACAATCGAGTACCAAGTTCTTCCCGGTGACTGGTATAGTCTAACGAATGGCTCATGCTTGAAGAGTTGTGTTTCATCCTATCGCACATCGAAAAACATTGATTACATTAAGTTGCATGTGCGGGCAGTGGAGAAGTAG
- the LOC110893921 gene encoding FIP1[V]-like protein isoform X1: MEDDDEFGDLYTDVLQPLQTTSSAPPIDNTIPSDDEEILFGSKSVTNSKPNQSDHNLNFNLNLSNKDEAAQNPDPEPRVLGSSSGFMKLEHKGIQKDPIFDHKDNKDFDKGEIFKEENFGIEEGGEEEEEDGFMIPGLSASGAPVSNSIEPGWDDSDSEDDLQIVLNDDNDMGMMGMEGGGGGLDEDEDDLVIVTDNADAGHIVRQPMEEMKDWGEDVGQAGEGGGERNELVSGDGGAAGAGAQKMGFGGHGYHPFHSQFKYVRPGAAPIPGAGPAAVGGAPGQVRPPGGPLPFAGRGRGEWRPPGVNKNVPPNMQKNFHSGYGMQGWGSNGAGRGFGSGLDFTLPSHKTIFEVDIDGFEEKPWRLQGVDVSDFFNFGMNEESWKEYCKQLDQHRLEATMQSKIRVYESGRTEQEYDPDLPPELAAAAGHDFSSENRNIVKINVQSDLAKGPAPARMQLPTGKAIQVETGFGERLPSIDTRPPRIRDSDAIIEIVLQRSPSPDPESVQGDDVDVVEHLEDGFSKENKKEVVEIEDEDGSEVDRFDKPQAYYNGRKREVSGRRAPFVGSAHDVAVTRDRVPHFSETEVDDHLDSRNSRPVKRTASNRSPRLTDNLNEESTESVDRKQSHSSSPLTLGSGENRSFDQTDAAVKDDVVTDGNTNDDNTFKDEKLKHKVKKQKLITRAEHSSVERGDDREDSIHSIHIRKPMYETRGRDEYPHRKWESNQGYRSHPKPENYDRKRSKESEGVWHEDMMKRSHKARENERSDKNEHRSRKALENGGWKGDYDRDMNPVLKRNDSLKSQTRHHTIPEAHRESSSRRKRERDHDDSLQREKVERHRERDEWKEREREKDKSWVGHTRLKEDSRSSNKDYPFKETGREPVSRREKFENETVSRHRGRDDAYLQGNKISNDERIPSRHERGYGGSSKDTHVVQDKKHKETLKKGKETDGTIHNSLSTSRRNREDNNSQKSERASSRGNIEQRANDQNPGIRKSSKKHKEKENASSDDDEQQESKKGRSKLERWTSHKEKDFTLDVKETDIKYKDNGPSTKLPEESVKPQENLEKPKPLAEEKAEDAKPPEDKHLDTVEKLKKRSERFKLPMPSEKEALAVKKIENEPLISAQPETQPESEVKSERPARKRRWTSG; encoded by the exons ATGGAAGACGATGATGAGTTCGGAGATCTATACACCGACGTCCTCCAGCCTCTTCAAACGACGTCGTCTGCACCTCCGATCGATAACACCATCCCCAGCGACGATGAGGAGATTCTCTTTGGCTCCAAGAGTGTTACCAATTCAAAACCCAATCAATCCGATCATAATTTGAATTTCAATTTGAATTTGAGTAATAAAGATGAAGCTGCACAGAACCCTGATCCAGAACCTAGGGTTTTGGGGTCTAGTAGTGGTTTTATGAAGTTAGAACATAAGGGTATTCAAAAAGATCCAATCTTTGATCATAAAGATAATAAAGATTTTGATAAAGGTGAAATCTTTAAGGAGGAGAATTTTGGGATTGAAGAGGgtggagaagaagaagaggaagatggGTTTATGATTCCGGGTTTATCGGCATCCGGAGCTCCGGTTTCGAACAGTATCGAACCGGGTTGGGATGatagtgatagtgaagatgattTGCAAATTGTGTtgaatgatgataatgatatGGGGATGATGGGGATGGAAGGTGGTGGAGGTGGTTTAGATGAGGATGAGGATGATTTGGTGATTGTTACGGATAATGCGGATGCGGGTCATATTGTTCGTCAGCCGATGGAGGAGATGAAAGATTGGGGGGAGGATGTCGGTCAGGCGGGTGAAGGGGGCGGTGAAAGGAACGAGTTAGTGAGTGGGGATGGTGGAGCTGCGGGTGCGGGTGCGCAGAAGATGGGATTTGGCGGTCATGGGTATCATCCGTTTCATTCTCAGTTTAAG TATGTGAGACCTGGAGCTGCACCTATTCCCGGAGCAGGTCCTGCAGCAGTTGGTGGAGCCCCGGGTCAAGTTCGTCCACCTGGAGGTCCGTTACCTTTTGCTGGTCGAGGTAGAGGTGAATGGCGTCCACCTGGCGTTAATAAAAATGTTCCTCCCAATATGCAAAAGAATTTTCATTCGGGTTACGGGATGCAGGGTTGGGGAAGCAATGGAGCGGGTCGTGGATTCGGCAGTGGACTTGATTTCACACTTCCTTCGCATAA GACTATATTTGAAGTGGACATTGACGGTTTTGAGGAAAAACCATGGAGACTCCAAGGTGTTGACGTGTCGGATTTTTTCAATTTCGGTATGAATGAAGAAAGCTGGAAGGAATACTGCAAACAGCTG GACCAACACCGATTGGAGGCTACAATGCAAAGCAAGATTCGCGTCTACGAAAGTGGGAGGACCGAACAG GAGTATGATCCGGATCTTCCACCAGAGCTTGCCGCAGCAGCCGGGCACGACTTTTCATCCGAAAACCGTAACATTGTAAAAATCAATGTGCAGAGTGACTTAGCAAAGGGACCCGCACCTGCTCGGATGCAATTG CCAACTGGAAAGGCAATACAGGTGGAAACCGGTTTTGGTGAACGACTTCCATCTATTGATACGCGCCCACCACGAATCCGTGATTCCGATGCTATTATTGAG ATTGTATTGCAGAGATCTCCGTCTCCAGATCCTGAATCTGTTCAAGGAGATGATGTTGATGTTGTGGAGCATCTTGAAGATGGTTTCTCGAAAGAAAACAAAAAAGAAGTCGTTgagattgaagatgaagatggatcCGAAGTTGACCGTTTTGATAAACCACAAGCTTATTATAATGGCAGGAAACGAGAAGTTTCCGGAAGAAGAGCACCGTTCGTTGGTtcggcgcatgacgtggcagttaCACGTGATCGCGTCCCGCACTTTTCAGAAACCGAAGTGGATGATCATCTCGATTCTAGAAACAG TAGGCCAGTGAAGAGAACGGCATCCAACAGATCACCCCGTTTGACTGATAATCTGAACGAAGAGTCAACCGAAAGCGTTGACCGTAAACAAAGCCATTCTTCATCTCCGTTGACCCTTGGCAGTGGTGAGAATCGAAGTTTTGACCAAACCGATGCTGCTGTTAAAGACGACGTGGTTACGGATGGAAACACAAATGACGACAATACCTTCAAAGAcgaaaaattaaaacataaagtGAAAAAACAAAAACTGATCACTCGAGCGGAGCATTCTTCTGTTGAAAGAGGTGACGATCGAGAGGATTCAATTCATAGTATACACATCCGGAAACCGATGTATGAAACGAGGGGCCGTGATGAGTATCCTCACAGAAAGTGGGAATCGAATCAAGGGTACCGGTCACACCCGAAGCCCGAAAATTACGATCGAAAAAGGTCGAAGGAATCCGAAGGGGTATGGCACGAAGACATGATGAAAAGAAGCCATAAGGCGAGAGAAAACGAAAGAAGCGATAAAAACGAACATCGATCAAGAAAAGCTTTGGAGAACGGTGGTTGGAAGGGTGATTACGATAGAGATATGAATCCCGTTTTAAAGCGAAACGATAGTTTAAAATCGCAAACCCGTCATCATACCATTCCCGAGGCCCATAGAGAAAGTAGCAGTCGACGAAAACGGGAACGTGACCATGACGATAGTTTGCAAAGAGAGAAAGTCGAAAGACATAGAGAAAGGGATGAGTGGAAAGAACGAGAACGAGAAAAAGACAAATCTTGGGTGGGCCATACTAGATTGAAAGAAGACTCTAGAAGCTCAAACAAAGATTACCCGTTCAAAGAAACGGGCCGGGAACCGGTAAGTAGAAGGGAAAAATTCGAAAACGAAACCGTTTCAAGACATCGAGGGCGGGACGATGCGTATTTACAAGGAAATAAGATTAGTAATGACGAAAGAATACCGTCGAGGCATGAAAGGGGATACGGTGGTAGTAGTAAAGATACGCACGTGGTGCAGGATAAGAAGCATAAAGAAACGCTAAAAAAGGGTAAAGAAACCGATGGTACGATTCACAATTCGTTGTCTACTTCTAGAAGGAATCGAGAAGATAATAACAGTCAGAAAAGTGAGCGG GCGAGCTCGAGAGGCAATATTGAACAACGTGCCAATGACCAAAACCCCGGGATCAGAAAATCTTCGAAAAAgcacaaagaaaaagaaaacgcTTCATCAGATGACGATGAACAACAAGAATCCAAAAAAGGGCGTTCGAAACTGGAGCGATGGACGAGCCACAAAGAGAAGGATTTCACTCTTGACGTAAAAGAAACCGATATAAAATACAAAGATAACGGTCCTTCCACAAAGCTTCCGGAAGAATCCGTTAAACCGCAAGAAAACCTCGAGAAACCAAAACCTTTGGCGGAAGAGAAAGCCGAGGATGCAAAACCACCGGAAGATAAACATTTGGACACCGTTGAAAAGTTAAAGAAACGAAGCGAGCGGTTCAAACTTCCTATGCCAAGTGAGAAGGAAGCTTTAGCTGTTAAAAAGATAGAAAACGAGCCATTGATTTCCGCGCAGCCGGAAACCCAACCCGAGTCAGAGGTCAAATCCGAGCGCCCTGCTCGGAAACGGCGCTGGACCAGTGGCTAA
- the LOC110893921 gene encoding FIP1[V]-like protein isoform X2, whose product MEDDDEFGDLYTDVLQPLQTTSSAPPIDNTIPSDDEEILFGSKSVTNSKPNQSDHNLNFNLNLSNKDEAAQNPDPEPRVLGSSSGFMKLEHKGIQKDPIFDHKDNKDFDKGEIFKEENFGIEEGGEEEEEDGFMIPGLSASGAPVSNSIEPGWDDSDSEDDLQIVLNDDNDMGMMGMEGGGGGLDEDEDDLVIVTDNADAGHIVRQPMEEMKDWGEDVGQAGEGGGERNELVSGDGGAAGAGAQKMGFGGHGYHPFHSQFKYVRPGAAPIPGAGPAAVGGAPGQVRPPGGPLPFAGRGRGEWRPPGVNKNVPPNMQKNFHSGYGMQGWGSNGAGRGFGSGLDFTLPSHKTIFEVDIDGFEEKPWRLQGVDVSDFFNFGMNEESWKEYCKQLDQHRLEATMQSKIRVYESGRTEQEYDPDLPPELAAAAGHDFSSENRNIVKINVQSDLAKGPAPARMQLPTGKAIQVETGFGERLPSIDTRPPRIRDSDAIIEIVLQRSPSPDPESVQGDDVDVVEHLEDGFSKENKKEVVEIEDEDGSEVDRFDKPQAYYNGRKREVSGRRAPFVGSAHDVAVTRDRVPHFSETEVDDHLDSRNRPVKRTASNRSPRLTDNLNEESTESVDRKQSHSSSPLTLGSGENRSFDQTDAAVKDDVVTDGNTNDDNTFKDEKLKHKVKKQKLITRAEHSSVERGDDREDSIHSIHIRKPMYETRGRDEYPHRKWESNQGYRSHPKPENYDRKRSKESEGVWHEDMMKRSHKARENERSDKNEHRSRKALENGGWKGDYDRDMNPVLKRNDSLKSQTRHHTIPEAHRESSSRRKRERDHDDSLQREKVERHRERDEWKEREREKDKSWVGHTRLKEDSRSSNKDYPFKETGREPVSRREKFENETVSRHRGRDDAYLQGNKISNDERIPSRHERGYGGSSKDTHVVQDKKHKETLKKGKETDGTIHNSLSTSRRNREDNNSQKSERASSRGNIEQRANDQNPGIRKSSKKHKEKENASSDDDEQQESKKGRSKLERWTSHKEKDFTLDVKETDIKYKDNGPSTKLPEESVKPQENLEKPKPLAEEKAEDAKPPEDKHLDTVEKLKKRSERFKLPMPSEKEALAVKKIENEPLISAQPETQPESEVKSERPARKRRWTSG is encoded by the exons ATGGAAGACGATGATGAGTTCGGAGATCTATACACCGACGTCCTCCAGCCTCTTCAAACGACGTCGTCTGCACCTCCGATCGATAACACCATCCCCAGCGACGATGAGGAGATTCTCTTTGGCTCCAAGAGTGTTACCAATTCAAAACCCAATCAATCCGATCATAATTTGAATTTCAATTTGAATTTGAGTAATAAAGATGAAGCTGCACAGAACCCTGATCCAGAACCTAGGGTTTTGGGGTCTAGTAGTGGTTTTATGAAGTTAGAACATAAGGGTATTCAAAAAGATCCAATCTTTGATCATAAAGATAATAAAGATTTTGATAAAGGTGAAATCTTTAAGGAGGAGAATTTTGGGATTGAAGAGGgtggagaagaagaagaggaagatggGTTTATGATTCCGGGTTTATCGGCATCCGGAGCTCCGGTTTCGAACAGTATCGAACCGGGTTGGGATGatagtgatagtgaagatgattTGCAAATTGTGTtgaatgatgataatgatatGGGGATGATGGGGATGGAAGGTGGTGGAGGTGGTTTAGATGAGGATGAGGATGATTTGGTGATTGTTACGGATAATGCGGATGCGGGTCATATTGTTCGTCAGCCGATGGAGGAGATGAAAGATTGGGGGGAGGATGTCGGTCAGGCGGGTGAAGGGGGCGGTGAAAGGAACGAGTTAGTGAGTGGGGATGGTGGAGCTGCGGGTGCGGGTGCGCAGAAGATGGGATTTGGCGGTCATGGGTATCATCCGTTTCATTCTCAGTTTAAG TATGTGAGACCTGGAGCTGCACCTATTCCCGGAGCAGGTCCTGCAGCAGTTGGTGGAGCCCCGGGTCAAGTTCGTCCACCTGGAGGTCCGTTACCTTTTGCTGGTCGAGGTAGAGGTGAATGGCGTCCACCTGGCGTTAATAAAAATGTTCCTCCCAATATGCAAAAGAATTTTCATTCGGGTTACGGGATGCAGGGTTGGGGAAGCAATGGAGCGGGTCGTGGATTCGGCAGTGGACTTGATTTCACACTTCCTTCGCATAA GACTATATTTGAAGTGGACATTGACGGTTTTGAGGAAAAACCATGGAGACTCCAAGGTGTTGACGTGTCGGATTTTTTCAATTTCGGTATGAATGAAGAAAGCTGGAAGGAATACTGCAAACAGCTG GACCAACACCGATTGGAGGCTACAATGCAAAGCAAGATTCGCGTCTACGAAAGTGGGAGGACCGAACAG GAGTATGATCCGGATCTTCCACCAGAGCTTGCCGCAGCAGCCGGGCACGACTTTTCATCCGAAAACCGTAACATTGTAAAAATCAATGTGCAGAGTGACTTAGCAAAGGGACCCGCACCTGCTCGGATGCAATTG CCAACTGGAAAGGCAATACAGGTGGAAACCGGTTTTGGTGAACGACTTCCATCTATTGATACGCGCCCACCACGAATCCGTGATTCCGATGCTATTATTGAG ATTGTATTGCAGAGATCTCCGTCTCCAGATCCTGAATCTGTTCAAGGAGATGATGTTGATGTTGTGGAGCATCTTGAAGATGGTTTCTCGAAAGAAAACAAAAAAGAAGTCGTTgagattgaagatgaagatggatcCGAAGTTGACCGTTTTGATAAACCACAAGCTTATTATAATGGCAGGAAACGAGAAGTTTCCGGAAGAAGAGCACCGTTCGTTGGTtcggcgcatgacgtggcagttaCACGTGATCGCGTCCCGCACTTTTCAGAAACCGAAGTGGATGATCATCTCGATTCTAGAAACAG GCCAGTGAAGAGAACGGCATCCAACAGATCACCCCGTTTGACTGATAATCTGAACGAAGAGTCAACCGAAAGCGTTGACCGTAAACAAAGCCATTCTTCATCTCCGTTGACCCTTGGCAGTGGTGAGAATCGAAGTTTTGACCAAACCGATGCTGCTGTTAAAGACGACGTGGTTACGGATGGAAACACAAATGACGACAATACCTTCAAAGAcgaaaaattaaaacataaagtGAAAAAACAAAAACTGATCACTCGAGCGGAGCATTCTTCTGTTGAAAGAGGTGACGATCGAGAGGATTCAATTCATAGTATACACATCCGGAAACCGATGTATGAAACGAGGGGCCGTGATGAGTATCCTCACAGAAAGTGGGAATCGAATCAAGGGTACCGGTCACACCCGAAGCCCGAAAATTACGATCGAAAAAGGTCGAAGGAATCCGAAGGGGTATGGCACGAAGACATGATGAAAAGAAGCCATAAGGCGAGAGAAAACGAAAGAAGCGATAAAAACGAACATCGATCAAGAAAAGCTTTGGAGAACGGTGGTTGGAAGGGTGATTACGATAGAGATATGAATCCCGTTTTAAAGCGAAACGATAGTTTAAAATCGCAAACCCGTCATCATACCATTCCCGAGGCCCATAGAGAAAGTAGCAGTCGACGAAAACGGGAACGTGACCATGACGATAGTTTGCAAAGAGAGAAAGTCGAAAGACATAGAGAAAGGGATGAGTGGAAAGAACGAGAACGAGAAAAAGACAAATCTTGGGTGGGCCATACTAGATTGAAAGAAGACTCTAGAAGCTCAAACAAAGATTACCCGTTCAAAGAAACGGGCCGGGAACCGGTAAGTAGAAGGGAAAAATTCGAAAACGAAACCGTTTCAAGACATCGAGGGCGGGACGATGCGTATTTACAAGGAAATAAGATTAGTAATGACGAAAGAATACCGTCGAGGCATGAAAGGGGATACGGTGGTAGTAGTAAAGATACGCACGTGGTGCAGGATAAGAAGCATAAAGAAACGCTAAAAAAGGGTAAAGAAACCGATGGTACGATTCACAATTCGTTGTCTACTTCTAGAAGGAATCGAGAAGATAATAACAGTCAGAAAAGTGAGCGG GCGAGCTCGAGAGGCAATATTGAACAACGTGCCAATGACCAAAACCCCGGGATCAGAAAATCTTCGAAAAAgcacaaagaaaaagaaaacgcTTCATCAGATGACGATGAACAACAAGAATCCAAAAAAGGGCGTTCGAAACTGGAGCGATGGACGAGCCACAAAGAGAAGGATTTCACTCTTGACGTAAAAGAAACCGATATAAAATACAAAGATAACGGTCCTTCCACAAAGCTTCCGGAAGAATCCGTTAAACCGCAAGAAAACCTCGAGAAACCAAAACCTTTGGCGGAAGAGAAAGCCGAGGATGCAAAACCACCGGAAGATAAACATTTGGACACCGTTGAAAAGTTAAAGAAACGAAGCGAGCGGTTCAAACTTCCTATGCCAAGTGAGAAGGAAGCTTTAGCTGTTAAAAAGATAGAAAACGAGCCATTGATTTCCGCGCAGCCGGAAACCCAACCCGAGTCAGAGGTCAAATCCGAGCGCCCTGCTCGGAAACGGCGCTGGACCAGTGGCTAA